One window of the Shimwellia blattae DSM 4481 = NBRC 105725 genome contains the following:
- a CDS encoding DUF4422 domain-containing protein: MNDIKIYTCHHKPSSFLSAATIHPLHVGKANSLNDIGCPGDDTGDNISFKNPFYCELTAHYWVWKNEHLADYVGFMHYRRHLNFSPKQDYPEDVWGVVNSPVIDAAYEAKFGLSDEVISESIRGYDLVVPRKWSVTSAGSKNNFEHYEKGEFLHIGDYQAAIEVVTELYPDYASAIKTFNTAADGYYTNMFVMKKNMFTAYSEWLFSILSVLEHRISMNNYNAQEKRVIGHIAERLFNIYLIKQQEEKQLKIKELQRTFVTEETFNGKLKPAFSENAAPIVISFDDNYAISGGALINSIVRHAEPTKNYDIVVLENRVSALNKKRLMLLVHGFSNISLRFFDVNAFSEMNGVHTRAHFSASTYARLFIPLLFRDFPKVIFIDSDTVVKTDLAQLMEIELGNNLVGAVKDIVMEGFVKFGAMSESDDGVMPAEQYLKSTLNMDDPDAYFQAGIIIFNIAKMVEENTFSRLMETMKAKKYWFLDQDIMNKVFYDRVVFLPPEWNVYHGNGNTDDFFPNLKFATYMRFLQARRSPNMIHYAGENKPWNTDKVDFFDDFMENITGTPWERIVYGRILTEQLGITSDRATRPVKNRVLLQTRIKNQLRLLVNKYAPVGTSRRNLITKCYYKVRRAISG; encoded by the coding sequence ATGAACGATATTAAAATTTATACTTGTCATCACAAGCCAAGCTCCTTTCTTTCTGCAGCAACAATTCACCCGCTACACGTTGGTAAAGCAAATTCACTGAATGACATTGGTTGCCCTGGTGATGATACTGGTGACAATATATCTTTTAAAAATCCGTTCTACTGTGAACTGACTGCACACTATTGGGTATGGAAAAATGAGCATCTGGCCGATTATGTCGGGTTTATGCACTATCGTCGTCATCTGAATTTTTCACCTAAACAGGATTATCCTGAAGACGTCTGGGGGGTTGTTAACTCTCCTGTGATTGATGCCGCTTATGAAGCTAAGTTCGGGCTTAGTGACGAAGTAATTAGTGAAAGTATTAGGGGCTATGACCTGGTTGTCCCCCGTAAATGGTCAGTGACTTCCGCGGGAAGTAAAAATAATTTTGAGCATTACGAAAAAGGTGAATTCCTTCATATTGGTGATTATCAGGCTGCGATTGAGGTCGTTACTGAACTGTATCCCGATTATGCTTCGGCGATAAAAACGTTTAATACGGCAGCAGACGGTTACTATACTAACATGTTTGTAATGAAAAAGAACATGTTCACTGCCTATTCTGAGTGGCTGTTTTCTATATTATCTGTGCTCGAACATCGCATTTCGATGAATAACTATAATGCGCAGGAAAAGCGTGTTATTGGACATATCGCTGAGCGTCTTTTTAATATCTACTTAATTAAGCAACAAGAAGAAAAACAGCTTAAAATAAAAGAGCTGCAGCGTACATTTGTTACTGAAGAAACATTTAATGGTAAGCTAAAACCCGCTTTTAGTGAGAATGCTGCCCCGATAGTTATCAGCTTTGATGATAACTATGCAATCAGTGGCGGCGCGTTGATTAACTCTATCGTCCGGCATGCTGAACCTACTAAAAATTATGATATAGTAGTGCTGGAAAACAGAGTGTCTGCACTAAATAAAAAAAGACTAATGCTTCTGGTTCATGGGTTTTCTAATATAAGTTTACGTTTTTTTGATGTGAATGCATTTAGTGAGATGAACGGTGTACATACTCGTGCGCATTTTAGCGCATCAACCTATGCCCGTTTATTTATTCCACTCCTTTTTCGTGATTTTCCGAAAGTTATTTTTATTGACTCAGATACTGTGGTTAAAACCGATCTTGCTCAGTTAATGGAAATTGAGCTTGGTAATAATCTGGTCGGTGCCGTAAAAGATATTGTAATGGAGGGGTTTGTTAAGTTTGGCGCAATGTCGGAATCCGATGATGGTGTTATGCCAGCAGAGCAGTATCTTAAGTCAACATTAAATATGGATGATCCGGATGCCTATTTTCAGGCCGGTATTATTATTTTTAATATCGCCAAAATGGTTGAAGAAAATACTTTTTCCAGGCTGATGGAAACCATGAAAGCGAAGAAATACTGGTTTCTGGATCAGGATATTATGAATAAAGTATTCTATGATCGGGTTGTATTTCTACCGCCGGAATGGAACGTATATCACGGTAATGGTAATACTGACGATTTTTTTCCTAATTTAAAATTCGCTACTTATATGCGTTTTTTGCAGGCCAGAAGATCGCCTAATATGATCCATTATGCAGGTGAGAATAAACCATGGAATACAGATAAAGTTGATTTTTTTGACGATTTTATGGAAAATATTACAGGCACTCCCTGGGAGAGAATAGTCTATGGGCGTATTCTAACGGAACAGTTAGGCATTACTTCTGATCGGGCTACGAGACCTGTAAAGAATAGAGTGTTGCTTCAAACCAGAATTAAAAATCAGCTTAGACTTTTAGTCAATAAGTATGCTCCGGTTGGTACCTCCCGGCGTAACCTTATTACAAAATGCTATTATAAAGTAAGACGTGCAATTTCCGGATAA
- the glf gene encoding UDP-galactopyranose mutase: protein MNRKNILIVGAGFSGVVIGRQLAEHGHKVTIIDQRNHTAGNAYDARDKDTDVMVHIYGPHIFHTDNETVWQFVNRFTKMMPYINRVKATVNGQVFSLPINLHTINQFFGKTCSPDEAKALIAEKGDSSITEPKTFEEQALRFIGKELYEAFFKGYTIKQWGMQPAELPASILKRLPVRFNYDDNYFNHKFQGMPEDGYTCLINSIADHENITLELNRSFNHEERASYDHVFYSGPLDAFFGYQHGRLGYRTLDFEKFTYQGDFQGCAVMNYGSVDVPYTRITEHKYFSPWEKHEGSVCYKEYSRSCGENDIPYYPIRQMGEMALLDKYLTLAEAEQNITFVGRLGTYRYLDMDVTIAEALKTADDYLNSLENKQSMPVFTVSVR from the coding sequence ATGAACAGAAAGAATATATTAATCGTCGGTGCCGGTTTTTCAGGAGTGGTTATTGGCCGCCAACTTGCGGAGCATGGGCATAAAGTTACCATTATCGATCAGCGCAATCACACTGCTGGTAATGCCTATGATGCGCGTGATAAAGATACTGATGTTATGGTACATATCTATGGCCCGCATATTTTTCACACTGATAATGAGACAGTATGGCAATTTGTAAATAGATTTACAAAAATGATGCCTTATATTAATCGAGTCAAGGCGACGGTTAATGGGCAGGTATTTTCACTGCCGATCAATCTGCACACTATCAATCAATTCTTTGGTAAGACCTGTTCTCCGGACGAAGCAAAAGCCTTAATTGCTGAAAAAGGTGATAGCTCAATTACTGAACCCAAAACCTTTGAGGAGCAGGCTCTGCGATTTATTGGCAAAGAGTTGTATGAAGCCTTCTTCAAAGGTTATACGATTAAGCAGTGGGGTATGCAACCTGCTGAGTTACCGGCTTCTATTTTGAAACGTCTGCCGGTGCGTTTTAATTATGATGATAATTATTTTAATCATAAATTCCAGGGGATGCCTGAGGATGGCTATACTTGCCTGATTAATAGTATTGCTGATCATGAGAATATTACGCTGGAACTTAACCGCAGTTTTAATCATGAGGAGCGCGCCAGTTATGATCATGTTTTCTACAGTGGTCCTCTGGATGCCTTCTTCGGTTATCAACATGGTCGCCTGGGTTACCGTACGTTAGATTTTGAAAAATTTACCTATCAGGGGGATTTCCAGGGTTGTGCGGTAATGAACTATGGTTCAGTGGATGTGCCCTACACTCGAATCACCGAACATAAATACTTCTCTCCGTGGGAGAAGCATGAAGGTTCTGTTTGTTATAAAGAGTACAGCCGATCATGTGGTGAGAATGATATCCCGTATTATCCTATCCGCCAGATGGGTGAGATGGCACTGCTGGATAAATATTTGACGCTTGCAGAGGCTGAGCAAAATATTACTTTTGTTGGGCGTCTGGGGACTTATCGTTATCTTGATATGGACGTGACTATTGCAGAAGCACTAAAAACGGCAGATGACTATCTTAACTCACTGGAAAATAAACAGTCTATGCCGGTGTTCACGGTAAGCGTTCGATGA
- a CDS encoding glycosyltransferase: MRCTALIVTFNRLEKLKKTISETLKQPFNDIVIVNNGSTDGTSAWLDSLTDERLSLLNLRVNGGGAGGFKAGSEYINQQIDCDWVVFYDDDAYPEANMLENFSSFASLGHEVFCGAVRDLNANICGMNLPFSRIPATFSQNVDYVRHPERYLPDMQRASVVQSVSFVGMIIRSDILRKYTKDIHSELFIYFDDLYFGYRLSSDGCSILFCPELRFRHDVSIQGRCINPEWKIYYLIRNLFLGQKYFPDRPVFSYGAIYLRIIKYIAQLPFQKNKWRYLSFLCKGITHGIKRISGKQHQ; the protein is encoded by the coding sequence ATGAGATGTACTGCTCTAATTGTAACGTTTAACCGGCTGGAAAAGTTAAAAAAGACGATATCTGAAACGCTGAAGCAACCCTTCAATGATATCGTTATTGTCAATAATGGTTCCACGGATGGAACCTCAGCATGGTTAGACTCTCTGACGGATGAGCGGCTATCACTGCTTAACCTCCGTGTGAACGGTGGTGGTGCGGGGGGCTTTAAAGCAGGGAGTGAATATATTAACCAGCAAATCGATTGTGACTGGGTTGTCTTCTATGATGATGATGCCTATCCTGAAGCGAATATGCTGGAAAATTTTTCCTCCTTTGCTTCGCTGGGACATGAGGTATTTTGTGGTGCTGTTCGGGATCTCAATGCGAATATCTGTGGCATGAATCTTCCGTTTAGTAGAATTCCGGCTACATTCAGTCAAAATGTTGACTATGTACGCCATCCGGAAAGATATCTGCCCGATATGCAACGGGCATCAGTAGTGCAGAGCGTGTCCTTTGTTGGTATGATTATTCGCAGCGATATCTTAAGAAAATATACAAAAGATATTCATTCAGAACTATTTATTTATTTTGATGATTTATATTTTGGCTACCGTTTATCATCTGATGGATGTAGCATTCTTTTTTGCCCTGAACTACGCTTTAGACATGATGTCAGTATTCAGGGGCGATGTATTAATCCTGAGTGGAAGATATATTATCTGATTCGTAATCTTTTTCTTGGTCAGAAATATTTTCCGGATAGACCTGTTTTTAGTTATGGTGCAATTTATCTGCGAATTATTAAATATATAGCACAACTTCCGTTCCAAAAAAATAAATGGCGTTACTTATCATTTTTATGCAAAGGAATTACGCATGGCATAAAAAGAATAAGTGGCAAGCAGCATCAGTGA